Proteins co-encoded in one Pseudorhizobium banfieldiae genomic window:
- a CDS encoding chemotaxis protein CheW has translation MATMNTSASYSGETLEIIAFRLHDQEFCVKTTTIREIRGWAPSTPIPHAPADVIGVMNLRGSVIPIIDLAQKLGMKSAVATERSAIVVAEVHNMVIGMLVDQVSDILTIPSNQVQPVPEISASFDKSFSEGIIANENGMICFLNLSKMFKGTEVEDLAA, from the coding sequence ATGGCCACGATGAACACTTCTGCAAGCTACAGCGGCGAGACGCTGGAAATCATAGCATTTCGCCTTCACGACCAGGAATTCTGCGTCAAGACCACGACCATTCGCGAAATCCGCGGCTGGGCGCCGTCTACGCCGATTCCGCATGCACCGGCGGACGTGATCGGCGTCATGAACCTGCGCGGATCGGTGATCCCGATCATCGATCTCGCCCAGAAGCTCGGCATGAAGAGCGCGGTCGCAACGGAGCGTAGTGCGATCGTTGTCGCGGAAGTCCACAACATGGTCATCGGCATGCTGGTCGACCAGGTCTCCGACATTCTCACGATCCCGTCGAACCAGGTTCAGCCAGTTCCGGAAATCTCTGCCTCGTTCGACAAGTCCTTCTCCGAAGGCATCATCGCCAACGAGAACGGCATGATCTGCTTCCTGAACCTCTCCAAGATGTTCAAGGGCACAGAAGTGGAAGACCTCGCCGCCTGA
- a CDS encoding formate dehydrogenase subunit delta encodes MSHDQSQEKLVRMANQIATFFLSQPEEVRAEGVATHINKFWEPRMRRHLFEHLDQGGEGLLPLVIKAAPMIRRPEARVGSGVGVGEDAAAGAPGGKGVIAGESLSEPNIPETSN; translated from the coding sequence ATGTCGCATGATCAGTCGCAAGAGAAACTCGTCCGGATGGCGAACCAGATCGCTACCTTCTTTCTGTCCCAGCCCGAGGAGGTGAGGGCGGAGGGGGTCGCAACCCACATCAACAAGTTTTGGGAGCCACGTATGCGGCGGCATCTGTTCGAACATCTCGATCAGGGAGGCGAGGGGCTTCTGCCGCTCGTCATCAAGGCCGCGCCGATGATCCGCCGTCCGGAAGCGCGTGTGGGTTCAGGCGTCGGGGTGGGCGAGGATGCCGCGGCCGGAGCGCCTGGGGGTAAGGGCGTCATCGCAGGCGAGTCCCTTTCGGAGCCGAACATTCCCGAGACAAGCAACTGA
- the fdhD gene encoding formate dehydrogenase accessory sulfurtransferase FdhD encodes MQAYDTKAAVRETIWRTGVRPGVRVVPEEVPIAFSYAGSTHAVMMGTPSDLVDFAIGFSLTEGIIGKADEIEAVEVVVAGKGLDVQISLQGDKEEALRRRRRSMAGPVGCGLCGLESLDQAMRPVPLLSGPGCELDAGHVSAAVAALGEGQPLHAETHAVHGAGFFIPGTGLAMVREDVGRHNALDKLIGAVARQGIKGATGAVVVTSRVSVEMVQKTAILGSPILIAISAPTALAIRTAEEAGMTVVALARGKDFEVFTRSDRIKMGSSAHVA; translated from the coding sequence GTGCAGGCTTACGATACGAAAGCGGCGGTTAGGGAGACGATCTGGCGTACCGGTGTACGCCCAGGCGTCAGGGTCGTTCCAGAGGAGGTGCCGATCGCGTTCTCCTACGCAGGCTCAACCCATGCCGTGATGATGGGTACGCCAAGCGATCTGGTCGATTTCGCCATAGGTTTCAGCCTCACCGAGGGCATCATCGGCAAGGCAGACGAGATCGAAGCCGTCGAGGTGGTTGTCGCCGGCAAGGGCCTGGATGTCCAGATCAGTCTCCAGGGCGACAAGGAGGAGGCGCTGCGTCGCCGTCGTCGCAGCATGGCGGGTCCCGTTGGCTGCGGCCTGTGCGGCCTGGAATCGCTCGATCAGGCGATGAGACCGGTTCCCCTGCTTTCCGGCCCAGGCTGTGAGCTGGATGCTGGACATGTCAGCGCTGCCGTTGCGGCTCTCGGCGAAGGCCAGCCGCTGCATGCTGAGACCCATGCGGTGCATGGGGCAGGATTCTTCATACCGGGCACGGGGCTGGCGATGGTCCGCGAGGATGTCGGGCGCCATAACGCTCTCGACAAGCTTATCGGTGCCGTGGCGCGGCAGGGCATAAAAGGTGCCACTGGTGCGGTCGTGGTGACGAGCCGCGTTTCCGTGGAAATGGTGCAGAAGACCGCGATCCTGGGTTCACCAATCCTGATCGCCATTTCCGCACCCACTGCACTGGCGATCCGCACAGCCGAGGAGGCGGGCATGACGGTCGTCGCGCTTGCGCGCGGCAAGGACTTCGAAGTCTTCACACGAAGCGACCGCATCAAGATGGGAAGCAGCGCTCATGTCGCATGA